In the Leishmania infantum JPCM5 genome chromosome 8 genome, GCTGCGACATCCAGGAAAAACTGCGCAACCGCATCCCCAACTTCCAGGCGGCCGTTGAAGTGTCGAACTCGATGGCGACCATCCACAACACCCTGACGCCCAAGCACTCCACCTTTGTGGTGACGGAGCAGTACCCGAAGGGTGTGGGCCATGTTGCGAAGGACATCACGTTGCCTGAGGGTGCTCCGGTGATCGAGAAGCTGCAGCCTTCGATGCTAGTGCCGGAAATGATGCCCTACATCGACGgtgacgctgcgcgaggcatcttgccggtgcagcaggcggtgctgtggGGTCACGAGACACACGTGTGCGTTCTTCAGACGGCCGATGAGCTGCTGTCCCGCAACATCCGCGTGGCGGTGCTTGTGGACGGCTGCgcctcacagcagcagcttgaTCACGACGTGGCCATCCAGGAGATGGCGGGATGGGAGAACCTCACGCTGACAACCACCATCTCCGTTCTTCTGCAGCTAGCGCGTGGCGATCGCCTGATGAGGGGGTCCCTCATGAAAATCGTGAAGCCGAAGTGGGCCGACCCCTCTCGCTTCCCGAGCCTCCCCGCGGACGGCGAGAAGCCGAAGacgtgagggagagagggagacggaggcAGACAGCGCATAGCCAATgcgaaggagggagggaggtaggAGGGGCGCGTGACGTGGCCTTCATGATGTGcgggcgtgcgcgcgtgcgagtgtggggggaggggagagagtaAAGGGTGTGCACGCTTCTTTGAGATacagcggtgccgcgtgTAAAGGCTGGTATGTCTGTTCACGCCCCCCTTGCCCTACCGCCCACTTCCCACCAATGCCtccacgtctctctctctctcttccgctaACGGCTTCATTgcctgcgcggcagctgtcGACTGACGTCACGGGGCCTCCCTCCGCACCATCTGTTCGCGTCTTGCAGGTACCCCGCCCTTCGCGCCCTCTCCGGTGCgcgaaggggagagagggcccTTATTCTCGtcttttgctgttgttgtttttgaACTCACGGCGTTTCCTATTTGaagatgcgcgtgcgtcttcGCCGACGCTCTGTCGCGGCGTGTCTTCGGCCTTGCGGCCTTGCAAcggcgcccctccccctcctccctacGACAAGCGCCACACGCCGTCTTGGTCGACCGCGCACACTCGTCCAGTTTTCTCTACCTATTTTCCTGTCCCGTGagctcccccctctccctcccccggTGTCCGTTGCTGTCTTGCGACTGCGTCACAGAGAGAATCGTAAAAGCGCCGCTCCTCACAACGGCATTTTTGACGCCTCTCCCCTCACGCACTCACGCGCGCTTGCTTATGGGCGCGGATGGAGAAGTGGTGGTGGAAGGGGGGGGAAGTGCCGTGGTGCCGTCACCTCGCTCGTGGATCGTTCGAAAAATCGTCTTCGGTGCAAGCCGGCCGCCTTTCTTCGACCGCCTTTCTGCTCACTGCCACGGCCGGATGCTTCTGTCTACGTGCCCGCCTCCAATGGAATCTACATAAACCGGACTtgtctccctcgctcttctctcttcgacTTTCACGGACGGCTCTACATGCGAAGGGTGCCTTGAACTCGCAGTTCTGACGCAGGCAGCCTACCGTGCTTCCACCCGTTGTGTCTCCGTAGTGCCTCATCCACGCGGCGGGACTCTGCGTAGCCATTGCCTCCGTCTTTCCGACGTTTCATTCTTCTGGACGCCCCGTCAACCCTGTGCCGCTCATAATGCAGGCTCAGATGATGCTCGGGCAGGCGCTCGAGCACTACTCGATGATGGACTTTGCCAACCTCGTGCTGGAGCAGTGCTGGGACATCTGCTACGACAGCCAGCTCACCCGCCCCGagctcgccggcggcgagctgCCTGATGTCAAGGTGCAGAAGATGGACGCCTGCGCGCGCAAGTGTGTCGCACGGCACTTTGAGGTGCTCACACTGCTGTCGGCGacgcgcgagctgcgcgagaaggAGCGGATGCAGGGGCTTCCACCCGGCACGCTGACGAGCATGTAGAAGGCTCAGCGCTTGTGAGTGATGTGTGCGCCGGTGCaggtgcacgcgtgcgttgTTTTGTGCGCGTTGGTGATTGGGGCCGTCGTAAAGAATGCATCTTCTCTTCATATCTATCCGCGTCGCTCCTTCTTTGCTGTCTGAGCAAGGGCCCGTGGCCAGCAGGGGCCACTGGCGTTGTCGCCTGCCTCTgtcggagcagcagcggcgatctCTTGACGACAAGTgtgcgaggaggtgggggaggaatggtgcgtgtgtgctacACCTGCGAACTCACGCCGCACTCCACCGACTTGCACGCCGTCAACTTCCATCCTCCCTCATCTCCGTGGCTGCATggatgcgcatgcgcagccgctgtaCACGAGTGTCCATGTTCTCTTTTTTCTGCCTCTGCGTGATCTCACCTTCCTCGTATGCTGCGGATGGCAGCACACGTACAGGCGCATGTCTGCACACCCGCTTCCTCATCCAGCATCGTGGCAACAGACCCAAGCAAACGGGAGACGAAGCGGAGGGCACCCGCTGCGGTGAACCCCACCGCCTTCGACAGCTGCAGGGCACCACCGCCCGCTGGCTCCCGCGTGCGGCTCTctcggcgtgcgcgcggctgtGAGCCCGCCCTCGCCGATAACTCTAACCACGGCGACATCTCGCTGTTCcctcgtttcttttttttttctaaTCATCTTCATCTGGCTGCCCGCCACGGTGAATGGTGAGACGCCTCGCAGATCGACTCACGCGACTTGCTCAACGCGGGGAGCGGCGTCTCCGCCTCGACCTCCCCCGGCGTGTCGCCACCGGCAAGGGCAACGCGTCATggaccgccgctgccgcgcgcctCGTGCTGGGCGAGCCGTTGCTGTTTTTGCAGTGCGTCTCGCAGCCATGCGCTCACCAGAGACGGCATAcgacggaggtgctgcttctgtgcaatgaggcgctgcgcgtcgctTTCATGGCTGCAGCTACACCGTCGCTGCCCTTTCCCATCACTGCAGGCGCAGGAAGCCAGCTATCCTCACCAGCCGATGCTTCCCCGGCCAAGAAAGCTGCGCGCGAGTGGCAGTGTGTCGTGGCGCGCTTGCTGGCGACACGTGCCACCCGAAACACCATCGACAGTGGTGATGTGCGACGAGCACCGCGTCTCCTTTCCGCTACAGCCGCGCAGCCCGGAGCGCACCTGGCCTGCACAAATTCGCATGATGCAGTCGCAACGGCCATCACACATGTGCGCGCAGGGGCCGGGCCGTTCGGGATCGCCGTTGAACCGTCGCCGGTCGAGAGGGCTCGCCggagagcagcgacggcagagcggcagcagagaggAGGTTTTAGCCGCATGCATGCCGGCACGCGTGGACCATTGGCAGGGCATGCGCTCAGGGTTTACCGCACCGGATCGCGTACCCCAACATGGTCACACAGAACGACCTATGCGACTCATGCGGGCAGCACTCGCGCCGCAGCATCGACGTTCTTGTCCTCCTTTGTGGATtgggaggagcagcgcacaTCACGCGGTCGCGAGTCGCTGTCCTCTCTTGGGCCCTCGTCGTGGCCACAGCAGCCTCGCGTGACGCGGCgactcgctgctgcgtggcagcgcgcgtgtgctgaaTCGTACCGGCACGCTCTCGTGGGGCGTCCCACGAGCACTGCTCGCCGGAGCTCGAGGTGCACGTGGACCTTCGCAGCGGAAGAAGAGCTGCGAGCGCACTTTCAGCGAGCCCTGCGCTGGCGATCGGAtaccgcagcgccggccgcggGGGACGAAGAGCTGATGACAGAGGTGGAGCTGCGGTCGATGGCGGCGTTCGTTGTGGACACGTACGTGTCTCTGCACAAAAAGCCGGAAAGCGGTTGCCGCCCAGGTGCTGCACTCATGCTAGCAACGCGTGATTTATGGGGCTCATCGGAGCTGCAGTGGCAGGTGCTTGTGCTCCGCGTGCTCGCTGATGAGGTCTGTGCTGCGCTCGGTGACAGTGCTGCCTGCTCTATGCGCGCGTCGCATTGGTTGAGTGGGGCTACCGAATTTTCTGTTGTCTACGAGTGCATCATTGTCGTGGCGGCTGCCCACCTGTGCGTGCTGAGGCATGGGCGTTATCCGAGAGATGTGGCTGGTGTCGCTGGCGCCGACACAAGGCACGGCGAGGCGGACGCGTGGGAGGCGACTGCGGTAGCGCCACACAGTGCCCATGTCGTGCGCGCAACGCGTCGCCTTGTGGAAGGTGTGCTGGCCTTGTGCACAAGGCAGGATGAAGGGGCTATCTTGTCGCCAACACGCACGGACGCCAGTGGCGTGTGTTCACTTGACAGCTGGCTTGGCGGGCAGCTCTGCTGCCTCGCTGAGACCTCGTTTCGCTCGTTGTACTCAGTACGAGGGCACAGGGATCATCGCGCAGCCTTGCCGGAGCCTTCcctgctgcttcttcgcCTGCTCGTGCAGAGCGCTTCGTGGCATGGTCACTGTGCAGCCGCTGATGTGAATGGTGCCCAGCACCTACGCcacgtgtgtgccgccgtgctgctgatCGAGCGTGTCTTGGAGCGCGCCTCTGAGGATAGGCTGGCGCCCTGCGTAGACGAAGTCCGCGCCGCCCtgtggctgccgcggcgcttcGCTTGCGACGATGAAGGAGTGGACGAcgcagtgcggcagcgcacaccgacaccacGACAGCGAGCGTGGGCCCACTCTCGTTCCTCTTACAAAGACGCTCGCCTAGAcggtggcaccgccgcactggcggccgccaccggccgATTCGTCTGCCAGGTGCTTGACGGCAGCCCGCCGTCGATTTcacgcctgctgctgctgctgcccgggAACGCACCTCAACTTCTCCGCTCGACGACAGGCGGCCCCGCGACGCCGCTAGATCGGGAGATGCTTGCCGAGgatgtggtgctgctcgctcCAGGGATGGCCCTCAGCGccgcgtggcggctgcgtcaCGCTTGCGCTGAGGGCCCCCTGCTCTGCACGTCACCCACGGCGAGCGCACCGGCACTCGAGCACACCAATGCTACggatgccgccggcgcccgtcgcggcgctgcctccaAATGCTCGGGGGTAGGTGACCCGGATTCCGCGGAGCACGGCCCACTCCTGCAACGACGCGATACCCTGGAGCAGGTGTGGAGCCGATTGTGCCCCTCTTCCAcctgcacagccgccgccttgcTGCCCGCGTGGTGGCAAGTGTTGTCAAGTCGATTCTTCTCCTCCATCCTTTCCCAGCTGGATCCGCCAGAGATCGCGAGAATGGCAGAGGCGATGGTGGGGACGCTGAGTCGACTaccgccgttgctgtcggCAGTCCATCACGAGGATCGCGCGAGAGCTCGCCGAAGTGCGGGCGCAGCGCGTCTCAAGGCAAAGACCGAAATGCGTGGAGGAGCCGGAGAGGGCGCTGGGGTCGCGCAGCCTCGAtcagcggtgctggcgctccAGTGCACGCTCGCGTCGGCTCCAACGGATGCTGCCCGCGCAGAGgcgtcgcaggcgctgctctcGCGCCTCTGCACGGCACTGGCGGCGAGCGCACGATCAGGGGAAGAAGACAATGCCGACCTTATAATGGAGAGGGTGCATGGCGCTGGTGTGTGTCTCGCCGTCTTGCTTGCATGCGCCTCGACTTCGCTTCGTGACCAGGCGGCGGCCACACACGATTTCCTGGCAGCGGTCGCGTCCCTGGTGGACAGCCGAGGTCATCCACAGCACCGTAGGCGAGAAAGCAACGACGTGTATTCAGCGCTGCGTAGCTGGTGTTCGGGGGCGATGGGCAGCATCATGCTTGCACGACACGCGCAGCTTGCTCGGGAGGCACCTCGGTGCGAAGTGTCCGCGTCGACGGAGCACGGTAGCGGTgaggcgccgcggcgcaacCCGCTTGTGTCCctgtcgccagcggcgcaaCTCGCGCTGTGGTGGGAGGAGCAGTCCAGCCTGCAGGCCGACCCCGCGGCTCCGCTGT is a window encoding:
- a CDS encoding putative mitochondrial associated ribonuclease, encoding MVAMASRALMSSRSHLLQKFDSCRTIFMCCDIQEKLRNRIPNFQAAVEVSNSMATIHNTLTPKHSTFVVTEQYPKGVGHVAKDITLPEGAPVIEKLQPSMLVPEMMPYIDGDAARGILPVQQAVLWGHETHVCVLQTADELLSRNIRVAVLVDGCASQQQLDHDVAIQEMAGWENLTLTTTISVLLQLARGDRLMRGSLMKIVKPKWADPSRFPSLPADGEKPKT